A window of the Verminephrobacter eiseniae EF01-2 genome harbors these coding sequences:
- a CDS encoding ABC transporter substrate-binding protein has product MQFIVRFAATAVFLSAGLAAHAQTSAPIRIGWMASLTGPLATAAIGIDTGVRFAVEEINAAGGIDGRKIELLTRDTAGDPNKAATFAQQLIHSDKAQIILGPVNSGEALATVPLVARTGTPNIVTGAVEELTDARKYPRTFRVINTTTQWVSAADDYVLDAMKRRKIALIGDTTGYGTVSVRTATEDLKKKGVTPVYTVLVDPNKTDLSDEIGKARAAGAEVLMPWSAATGVLARLLNARGDAGWDVPVIGHPSLMALALKQLLNKPSYWENVYGAGYAATSYDASGKLPQRTQALLDKIRPKLGGKEVGILLWWIGLGYDAVKLAEHAIRKAGSTDPAAIQKALEGTVEFKAMLSTLSYAPDQRDGFPDGGMAINIANTFKDGCFKRAPK; this is encoded by the coding sequence ATGCAGTTCATTGTGCGCTTCGCGGCGACCGCCGTTTTTCTTTCCGCCGGACTCGCCGCCCATGCACAAACCAGCGCGCCGATCCGCATCGGCTGGATGGCCTCCTTGACCGGGCCTCTTGCCACGGCCGCGATAGGCATCGACACCGGCGTGCGGTTTGCGGTGGAGGAAATCAACGCGGCCGGTGGCATCGATGGCCGCAAGATCGAATTGCTGACGCGCGATACTGCCGGCGACCCGAACAAGGCCGCCACTTTCGCCCAGCAACTCATCCATTCCGACAAGGCGCAGATCATCCTGGGGCCGGTCAATTCCGGCGAGGCGTTGGCGACGGTGCCGCTGGTCGCGCGCACCGGCACGCCGAACATCGTCACCGGCGCCGTCGAAGAACTGACCGACGCCAGGAAGTACCCGCGCACCTTCCGCGTCATCAACACCACCACGCAGTGGGTGAGCGCCGCCGATGACTACGTGCTCGACGCAATGAAGCGCAGGAAAATTGCGCTCATCGGCGACACCACGGGCTACGGCACGGTCAGCGTGCGCACCGCCACCGAGGACCTGAAGAAAAAGGGGGTGACACCGGTCTACACCGTGCTGGTCGACCCGAACAAGACCGACTTGTCCGACGAAATCGGCAAGGCGCGCGCGGCCGGCGCCGAAGTGCTTATGCCGTGGTCCGCTGCCACCGGCGTGCTGGCGCGGTTGCTGAACGCGCGCGGCGACGCGGGCTGGGACGTGCCGGTGATTGGCCATCCGTCGCTGATGGCGCTGGCGCTGAAACAATTGCTGAACAAGCCTTCGTACTGGGAGAACGTCTACGGCGCCGGCTATGCCGCCACTTCCTACGACGCCAGCGGCAAGCTGCCGCAGCGCACGCAGGCACTGCTCGACAAGATTCGCCCGAAGCTCGGCGGCAAGGAGGTCGGCATCCTGCTCTGGTGGATCGGCTTGGGCTACGACGCAGTCAAGCTCGCCGAGCATGCGATTCGCAAGGCCGGCTCGACGGACCCGGCAGCGATCCAGAAGGCGCTTGAAGGCACGGTGGAGTTCAAGGCGATGCTGTCGACCCTGAGTTACGCGCCGGACCAGCGCGACGGCTTCCCGGACGGCGGCATGGCGATCAACATCGCCAACACCTTCAAGGACGGCTGTTTCAAGCGCGCACCGAAGTGA
- a CDS encoding branched-chain amino acid ABC transporter permease, which translates to MSKIGTRAAADLVSRTLARGIPLFALALPFLVGNEYQLHVLTLIGVYWVLVAGLNLVVGYAGQLSVGHVGLLAIGAYTLAILTGRAGIDALMALAVAGMLGGLCGFLLGLPALRLPGFYFAMATLAFSLIVTEQLVAHSTLTGGGAGMPAPRFAAPFDTARGFYYLVVVIGLAVTWLAWNISRRMWGRGLIALRDSDVAAAAVGIPVLRLKLAVFTFSGVTAGVAGCLFASLQNYITPEAFTFELGMFFFICIIIGGRGNIIGPFAGTVVLTLLPEIAAPFAKLGNLLYSVLLLTAVLLIPKGIGSALAAWVERHRVRRHAPPVAPDLPRLTAAMSQPEPAP; encoded by the coding sequence ATGAGCAAGATCGGGACTCGCGCCGCTGCGGACCTGGTGTCGCGCACGCTGGCGCGCGGCATCCCGCTGTTCGCGCTGGCGCTGCCCTTCCTGGTCGGCAATGAATACCAGTTGCATGTGCTGACCCTGATCGGTGTCTACTGGGTTCTGGTGGCCGGCCTGAATTTGGTGGTCGGCTATGCGGGGCAGTTGTCCGTCGGGCATGTCGGGCTGCTTGCCATCGGCGCCTACACGCTGGCCATCCTCACCGGGCGGGCCGGCATCGATGCGCTGATGGCGCTGGCGGTCGCCGGCATGCTCGGCGGCCTGTGCGGCTTTTTGCTCGGCCTGCCCGCGCTGCGCCTGCCGGGCTTTTACTTCGCGATGGCGACGCTGGCTTTCTCGCTGATCGTCACCGAGCAACTGGTGGCGCACAGCACGCTCACCGGCGGCGGCGCCGGCATGCCGGCGCCGCGCTTTGCTGCGCCTTTCGATACCGCGCGCGGCTTTTATTACCTGGTGGTCGTGATCGGCCTGGCCGTCACTTGGCTGGCCTGGAACATCAGCCGTCGCATGTGGGGCCGTGGTTTGATCGCCCTGCGCGACAGCGACGTGGCGGCTGCGGCGGTCGGCATCCCGGTGCTGCGGCTGAAACTGGCGGTGTTCACCTTCAGCGGTGTGACGGCGGGCGTGGCGGGCTGCCTTTTCGCCTCGCTGCAGAACTACATCACGCCGGAAGCCTTCACGTTCGAGTTGGGCATGTTCTTTTTCATCTGCATCATCATCGGCGGGCGCGGCAACATCATCGGCCCCTTCGCCGGCACCGTCGTGCTGACGCTGCTGCCCGAGATCGCCGCGCCGTTCGCAAAACTGGGCAACCTGCTGTACAGCGTGCTGCTGCTGACGGCGGTGCTGCTCATCCCCAAAGGCATCGGCAGCGCGCTGGCCGCCTGGGTCGAGCGCCACCGCGTCCGCCGCCATGCGCCGCCGGTGGCGCCCGATCTGCCACGGTTGACCGCCGCCATGTCGCAGCCGGAGCCGGCGCCATGA
- a CDS encoding branched-chain amino acid ABC transporter permease: MLNTFVIGLATGALYAVVAMVFNIMYSTSKVLSLTTGHMAMLGGVFGAWMMSIPGFSAWIAFPLTLILGAVFGLLTEVIAIRRVLRVGDDHLWVLSTLALGTAVQHLVALWWGTEPKPFARLIPQDFSAGPWDQKYWLPIGLAALAAAGLVWFYRRTMLGHVFTAVAEDPFAARARGIAVERVRAMSFALAGMLGAMAGFAAGQLTFAFFALGIWLTLSGFIALATGGLGSNAGALVGGSLLGLFCAFSTYFFGAEYQQTVSVGLLLIVLLLKPAGLFGKGMVRPV; this comes from the coding sequence ATGCTGAACACGTTCGTGATCGGTCTGGCCACGGGGGCGCTGTATGCCGTCGTCGCGATGGTGTTCAACATCATGTATTCCACGTCCAAGGTGCTGTCGCTGACGACCGGGCACATGGCGATGCTCGGCGGCGTGTTCGGCGCCTGGATGATGTCGATCCCGGGTTTTTCGGCCTGGATCGCTTTTCCGCTGACCCTGATCCTCGGCGCGGTGTTCGGCCTGCTGACCGAGGTGATCGCCATCCGCCGCGTGCTGCGCGTCGGCGACGATCATCTCTGGGTGCTGAGCACGCTGGCGCTCGGCACCGCCGTCCAGCACCTGGTGGCGCTGTGGTGGGGCACGGAGCCCAAGCCCTTTGCGCGCCTGATCCCGCAGGATTTCTCGGCCGGCCCATGGGACCAGAAATACTGGTTGCCGATCGGACTGGCCGCGCTCGCCGCCGCCGGCCTGGTCTGGTTCTACCGTCGCACCATGCTCGGCCATGTATTTACCGCCGTCGCCGAAGATCCCTTCGCCGCCCGTGCGCGGGGCATCGCGGTCGAGCGGGTGCGCGCCATGTCGTTCGCGCTGGCGGGCATGCTGGGCGCCATGGCCGGCTTTGCGGCCGGACAACTGACCTTTGCCTTCTTCGCGCTCGGCATATGGCTGACGCTGTCGGGCTTCATCGCGCTGGCCACTGGCGGACTCGGCAGCAACGCCGGCGCCCTCGTGGGCGGCTCGTTGCTCGGCCTGTTCTGCGCTTTCAGCACCTATTTCTTTGGTGCCGAGTACCAACAGACGGTGTCGGTCGGCTTGCTGCTGATCGTGTTGCTGCTCAAGCCCGCCGGTCTGTTCGGCAAGGGCATGGTGCGCCCCGTATGA
- a CDS encoding ABC transporter ATP-binding protein, with the protein MTMQTATGALSVRGLCKHFGGVAALSGVSIELRPGEVQGLIGPNGSGKTTLLNMLSGYYPIDEGSIHLGNEDLTRATVQRRACAGIARTFQTPRLLPTLSALENVMLGGWRDARAGMIGAMLSSPRARAEDKLLSERALELLCGVGLAHALDERADVLRHGEQRFLEIARALAARPRFVLLDEPAGGLSGNEIASLGAVLAALKNCGIGVLLVEHHTDFVFRICDRVTAIDFGRVIVCDTPDKVRAHEDVVRVYLGA; encoded by the coding sequence ATGACGATGCAGACCGCGACCGGCGCGCTGTCCGTGCGCGGCCTGTGCAAGCACTTCGGCGGCGTCGCCGCGCTGTCCGGCGTATCGATCGAACTGCGACCGGGCGAGGTCCAGGGCCTGATCGGGCCGAACGGCAGCGGCAAGACGACCCTGTTGAACATGCTCAGCGGCTACTACCCGATCGACGAGGGCAGCATCCACCTCGGCAACGAAGACCTGACGCGGGCTACCGTGCAGCGCCGCGCCTGCGCCGGCATCGCGCGCACCTTCCAGACGCCGCGCCTGCTGCCGACCCTGAGCGCGCTCGAAAACGTGATGCTCGGCGGCTGGCGCGATGCGCGCGCCGGCATGATCGGCGCCATGCTCTCGTCGCCGCGCGCACGGGCCGAGGACAAGCTGCTGTCTGAGCGCGCGCTCGAACTGCTCTGCGGCGTGGGCCTGGCCCATGCGCTCGACGAACGCGCCGATGTGCTCAGGCATGGCGAGCAGCGCTTCCTGGAAATCGCGCGCGCCCTGGCGGCGCGACCGCGCTTCGTGTTGCTGGACGAGCCGGCCGGCGGCCTGAGCGGCAACGAGATCGCCAGCCTGGGCGCAGTGCTGGCGGCCCTGAAGAACTGCGGCATCGGCGTGCTGCTGGTGGAACACCACACCGACTTCGTGTTCCGGATCTGCGACCGGGTCACGGCCATCGACTTCGGCCGCGTC